One genomic region from Salvia hispanica cultivar TCC Black 2014 chromosome 2, UniMelb_Shisp_WGS_1.0, whole genome shotgun sequence encodes:
- the LOC125207638 gene encoding UDP-N-acetylglucosamine transferase subunit ALG13 homolog has protein sequence MGEIDDISESKSVVFVTVGTTSFDALVRAVDSQEVRETLFRKGYTHLVIQMGRGSYIPSKCSGDDGSLSVDYFTFSSSIAEYLKSASLVISHAGSGSIFETLRLRKPLIVVVNEDLMDNHQSELAEELAKRNHLFCARPQTLYETISAMGPNSLVPYQPGDATPVAKFINRFLGFVDE, from the exons ATGGGTGAGATTGATGACATTTCGGAGTCGAAAAGTGTAGTCTTCGTGACTGTTGGAACAACTAGTTTTGATGCATTGGTTAGAGCTGTAGACAGTCAGGAGGTCAGGGAAACTCTGTTTAGAAAGGGCTATACGCACCTTGTCATTCAAATGGGCCGGGGGTCTTACATCCCGTCAAAG TGTAGTGGAGATGATGGGTCCTTATCTGTtgattattttacattttcatcAAGCATAGCTGAGTATTTGAAGTCGGCATCTCTCGTAATCAGTCATGCAG GTTCTGGGAGCATATTTGAGACGCTCCGACTGAGGAAACCCCTGATTGTAGTCGTGAATGAGGATTTAATGGacaatcaccaaagtgagCTTGCTGAAGAACTGGCCAAAAGAAACCATTTGTTCTGCGCTCGGCCTCAAACTCTTTATGAGACCATTTCTGCTATGGGTCCAAATTCTCTTGTACCTTATCAACCCGGTGATGCTACGCCGGTtgctaaatttattaataggTTTTTAGGTTTCGTAGATGAATGA
- the LOC125206420 gene encoding uncharacterized protein LOC125206420, translating into MNPDDYDLSTSDGCRWALTRALFDAVNEAKAECLAQMQREQAAMAVAEAEARVPRPIRRRTYVPREHDVAHERLFADYFAENPSIGKTGSGRPGLTPRAKCTVAIHQLAYGTTADMFDEYLHIGDTYKLVVEAFGDTYLRRPIADDCQSLMRMHEIVHGFPGMLGSIDLYALAVEELPDGLKRPIY; encoded by the exons atgaatcccgacgACTACGATTTGAGTACATCGGATGGCTGCAGATGGGCCTTGACTCGAGCCTTGTTCGATGCCGTTAATGAAGCCAAGGCGGAATGCTTGGCACAAATGCAGCGGGAGCAAGCGGCAATGGCagtggcggaggcggaggcgcGGGTCCCTCGCCCGATACGACGTCGGACGTATGTCCCCCGCGAGCACGACGTAGCGCACGAACGTCTGTTCGCAGATTATTTTGCCGAGAATCCAAG CATCGGGAAGACGGGATCGGGCAGACCCGGACTTACGCCGCGTGCgaagtgcacggttgcgatccaccagttggcctacggcacAACAgcggatatgttcgacgagtaccttcacATCGGGGATACTTATAAGTTAGTTGTGGAGGCTTTTGGCGACACATATTTGCGACGCCCGATTGCTGACGATTGCCAGAGCCTGATGCGGATGCACGAGATAGTGCACGGCTTCCCTGGGATGCTAGGGAGCATCGATCTGTATGCACtggcagtggaagaactgcccgACGGTCTGAAGAGGCCAATTTACTAG
- the LOC125206421 gene encoding probable xyloglucan 6-xylosyltransferase 5, with protein MAIEGVSASATTTRGGKRRHQGGQRSRNLKLTILSGVVTLLIFRSTIDSSLHSSLPDISTTNYVEEANRFIAQIRSNEEDEDGNSTTLITPNQTYTLGPKITNWDGQRQMFLQQHPGFSSKNPRIMLVTGSGPYPCDSTIGDHYLLKSIKNKIDYCRLHSIEIVYNMAFFDEVMSGVWVKLPLIRKLMLSHPEMEWIWWMDSDAFFTDMFFEVPFYRYEGYNMVVHGYPNLLFDEKSWIALSAGVFLLRNCQWSLDLLDAWARMGPRGWARDEAGRILTENLKGRPAFEADDQSALIYLLISRRDEWMDRVFLENSYYLHGYWVGLVDRYEEYERKFHPGLGDERWPFITHFIGCKVCTGYGDYTFESCLRNMERAFNFADDQMLEKYGFRHRGLSSPNVKRIRNETSRPLEHTDKINVSQTVYI; from the coding sequence ATGGCTATTGAGGGTGTCTCCGCCTCAGCCACCACCACACGTGGTGGTAAGCGCCGCCACCAAGGTGGCCAAAGAAGCAGAAACCTCAAGCTCACAATCCTCTCAGGTGTGGTCACTCTTCTCATCTTTAGAAGCACCATTGACAGCTCACTGCATTCCTCCTTGCCAGATATCTCAACCACAAATTACGTGGAAGAGGCTAATCGGTTCATAGCCCAAATTCGATCCAAcgaggaagatgaagatggtAACTCCACAACCTTGATCACACCAAACCAAACATACACATTAGGCCCCAAGATCACCAACTGGGATGGTCAGAGGCAGATGTTTCTCCAACAGCATCCCGGTTTCTCGAGCAAGAATCCTAGGATCATGCTGGTGACGGGGTCGGGGCCATACCCTTGCGACAGTACCATTGGTGATCATTACCTGCTCAAGTCTATCAAGAACAAGATTGATTATTGCAGACTCCACAGCATTGAGATAGTGTACAACATGGCCTTTTTTGATGAGGTGATGTCTGGTGTTTGGGTAAAGCTGCCTCTGATTAGGAAGCTGATGCTTTCACATCCAGAAATGGAATGGATTTGGTGGATGGATAGTGATGCATTCTTCACTGATATGTTCTTTGAGGTCCCATTTTACAGATATGAAGGTTACAACATGGTTGTTCATGGCTATCCAAATCTGCTATTCGATGAGAAATCTTGGATTGCTCTGAGTGCCGGGGTGTTCCTGCTTAGGAACTGCCAGTGGTCGCTGGACCTGCTCGACGCCTGGGCAAGAATGGGACCGAGAGGATGGGCCAGAGACGAGGCGGGGAGGATTCTGACAGAGAATTTGAAGGGAAGGCCAGCATTTGAGGCAGATGATCAGTCTGCACTGATATATCTGCTCATCTCAAGAAGGGATGAGTGGATGGATAGGGTGTTTTTGGAGAATTCATACTATCTCCATGGGTACTGGGTGGGATTAGTTGACAGGTACGAGGAGTATGAACGCAAGTTTCACCCCGGTTTAGGAGACGAGAGATGGCCTTTCATTACTCATTTTATTGGCTGCAAAGTTTGCACTGGTTATGGAGATTACACGTTTGAGTCGTGCTTGAGGAACATGGAGAGGGCGTTCAATTTTGCCGATGATCAGATGCTGGAGAAGTATGGTTTTAGGCATAGGGGGCTCTCAAGCCCTAATGTGAAAAGGATCAGAAATGAGACGAGTAGGCCATTGGAGCATACagataaaattaatgtgtCTCAGACAGTGTATATATAG
- the LOC125207637 gene encoding uncharacterized protein LOC125207637 encodes MENRDVSEELDDWQQVDEEGNSSAVKDDFFTRSSVFPPGNHEDLPITNQGDERQQLQPQEPIHLPAPPAAGGDGVRRWMRLHVGALQTGFFHILGGLRNCATCRAGLWSFACMAGGVAAVLLLSFWRRRVLMWWQRRLELDSSKKSLMAVIDEKDKKINQLLLHIAQMNEILLARRRVPVIRVK; translated from the exons ATGGAAAACAGGGATGTTTCAGAAGAACTAGATGATTGGCAGCAAGTGGATGAAGAAGGAAATTCCTCCGCTGTTAAAGACGACTTCTTCACCAGGTCATCAGTTTTTCCACCCGGAAATCATGAAGATTTGCCAATCACTAATCAAGGAGATGAGCGTCAGCAGCTGCAGCCACAGGAACCGATACATCTGCCAGCACCACCAGCTGCTGGTGGTGATGGGGTTAGGAGGTGGATGAGACTTCATGTGGGAGCCCTGCAAACTGGGTTTTTTCACATTCTTGGTGGGTTGAGGAACTGTGCTACTTGTAGAGCTGGGCTGTGGTCTTTTGCATGTATGGCAGGTGGTGTTGCTGCCGTGTTACTGCTCTCGTTCTGGAGGCGGAGAGTTCTGATGTGGTGGCAGAGGCGGTTGGAGTTGGACAGCAGCAAGAAGAGTCTCATGGCTGTCATAGATGAAAAGGACAAG AAAATCAACCAACTACTTCTCCACATTGCTCAAATGAACGAAATATTGCTAGCACGTCGGAGGGTTCCTGTTATTCGAGTGAAATGA